Below is a window of Candidatus Syntrophosphaera sp. DNA.
GGTGTGAAGTGATCAGGATCCTCTCGATCCCGTTTATGTGGCTGAGGTGAAAATTGGATCAGGCCGGCGGCAGGGGCTGGATGTCCCGAGGCTGGGTTTCCGCTGGCTGGGCTGCGGGCTCCAGGTCCGGCGCGAAACCACGCAGATGGCGGAAAAACTCAGGCGGCAGGTATTTGTCGCCGGCATCGCCGCTTTCGTCGTGCAGGTCCTTGTTTACGGGGATGACGATGTTGTGCCTGGATTTATCGACCCCCACTCCGGAGAAGGGGGCCGCGATGTCCTCCAAGCTGAGGGAATAGGTGACGATCAGCCCGGCGAAGACGATCGAGACCATGCTCATCAGTTTGATCAGGATGTTGATGCAGGGCCCGGCCGTATCCTTGAAAGGATCGCCGACAGTGTCGCCCACGATCGTGGCTTTGTGGGTGGAGGAGGATTTTCCGCCGAGCTCGCCGGTTTCCACATACTTTTTGGCGTTGTCCCAGGCCCCGCCGGAGTTATTTAGCATGATGGCCAGCACGAAGCCGGTGGCAAGAGCACCCGCCAGAACGCCCAAAACACCGCCCACGCCAAAGATCAGGCCGGTGACGATGGGGGTGAGGATACCCACCAGGGCGGGCAGGAACATCTGGTGCTGGGCGCCTATGGTGGCGATCTTCACGCAGGTGGAGTAATCTGGTTTTCCGGAACCTTCCAGGATGCCGGGGATCTCATGGAACTGGCGCCGCACCTCGGCCACCATTTTGCCAGCGGCCTTGCCCACGGCCTTGATCGTGAGAGACGAAAACACAAAGGCCACCATGGCGCCGATGAATGTTCCCATGAGAAATTTCGGGTTGAGCACATGGATCTGGTAGAAATTGATGAAATCCGAGATTGAAGCGCTGTCCACCAAGACCCGCTCGACCATGTCCTTGCCGTAATTGATGCTCAGATACATGTAGTTGCCGGCTTTGTCGCCCACCATCATCAAACCGGCCCGCACTTCTTCCAGATAAGCGGCCAGGAGGGCCATGGCGGTGAGGGCGGCGGAGCCGATGGCGAATCCTTTTCCCGTGGCGGCGGTGGTGTTGCCAACGCTGTCCAGATTGTCGGTCATTTCCCGCACACTATCTGGCAGATGCGCCATTTGCGCGTTTCCGCCGGCATTGTCGGCGATGGGGCCAAAGGCGTCCATGGCCAGAGTCACGCCCAAGGTTGCCAGCATGCCCACAGCGCCGAAGCCGATGCCGTAGAGCCCCATCTCGATGGATTGGAAGCCGTGGCTGCAGATGAAAGCGGTCATGATGCCCACCACGATGGTGATCACCGGCGCGGCGGTGGATCTCATGCCCACAGCGATGCCTTCCAGGATGACCGTGGCAGGCCCGTAGGTCCCTTGGGAGGCGATGTTCCGCGTTGCCTTGTAACTGTGGGAGGTGTCCCTTTCGGTGAAATAGCCGATGAGGATGCCGCAGGCCAGGCCTATCACGGTGGAGATGAACACCCCGAAAAAGTAGTCGGTCGGCAGCAAATACCTGGTGATGAAGAACGAGGCGACGGCGATCAGGGCGGAACTAATGTAAACCCCTTTGTTGAGGGCGAACATCAGCTCCTTGGTGCCGGCGTTCTCTTTCGTGTTGACCATGAAGATGCCGAGGATGGAGAGCAGTGCTCCGACCCCGGCCAGGATCATCGGAGCGACCACGAAATTGATGCGAAAAGTTTCAAACTGCACGCCGAGAGTGGAAACTGCGCCCATGCCCAGAGCCGCTGTGGCCAGGATCGAGCTGGCGTAGCTTTCATAGAGGTCGGCTCCCATGCCAGCCACGTCGCCGACGTTGTCGCCAACGTTATCTGCGATGGTGGCCGGATTGCGGATGTCGTCCTCCGGAATTTCCGCTTCCACCTTACCCACCAGGTCAGCCCCCACATCGGCAGCCTTGGTGAAGATGCCGCCACCGAGCCTGGCGAACAGGGCCTGGGTCGAAGCGCCCATACCGAAGCTGAGCATGATCACGGTGATCTGGTGCAGGCTGAAGGAGAGTTTGTTGAGCACGAAGAACCAGACAGACATGTCGATCAGGGCGAGCCCCACCACCGTGAGCCCCATCACCGCTCCGCCGCGGAAGGCGATCTTCAGCCCTTTGTTCAGGCTTTCGGTGCAAGCCTGGGCTGTGCGGTTCGAGGCCAGGGTCGCCATG
It encodes the following:
- a CDS encoding sodium-translocating pyrophosphatase, which gives rise to MIPVIWYIAPFGAVMALIFAAIFFHQVKKAHPGNARMIEIATYVREGAFAFLRQQYKGIALFFLGAFLIFQFMANVLGVLHWLVPFAFLTGGFFSALAGFVGMNMATLASNRTAQACTESLNKGLKIAFRGGAVMGLTVVGLALIDMSVWFFVLNKLSFSLHQITVIMLSFGMGASTQALFARLGGGIFTKAADVGADLVGKVEAEIPEDDIRNPATIADNVGDNVGDVAGMGADLYESYASSILATAALGMGAVSTLGVQFETFRINFVVAPMILAGVGALLSILGIFMVNTKENAGTKELMFALNKGVYISSALIAVASFFITRYLLPTDYFFGVFISTVIGLACGILIGYFTERDTSHSYKATRNIASQGTYGPATVILEGIAVGMRSTAAPVITIVVGIMTAFICSHGFQSIEMGLYGIGFGAVGMLATLGVTLAMDAFGPIADNAGGNAQMAHLPDSVREMTDNLDSVGNTTAATGKGFAIGSAALTAMALLAAYLEEVRAGLMMVGDKAGNYMYLSINYGKDMVERVLVDSASISDFINFYQIHVLNPKFLMGTFIGAMVAFVFSSLTIKAVGKAAGKMVAEVRRQFHEIPGILEGSGKPDYSTCVKIATIGAQHQMFLPALVGILTPIVTGLIFGVGGVLGVLAGALATGFVLAIMLNNSGGAWDNAKKYVETGELGGKSSSTHKATIVGDTVGDPFKDTAGPCINILIKLMSMVSIVFAGLIVTYSLSLEDIAAPFSGVGVDKSRHNIVIPVNKDLHDESGDAGDKYLPPEFFRHLRGFAPDLEPAAQPAETQPRDIQPLPPA